CCCATCTTGTAGGCGCCGAAGCCTTCGCCCATGTCGCAATTCAGGTCCAGTGTTGAGGCGTTGTTGGTGTTCATGCGGTGACTCCAAGGCTGGCGCGCAGTTGCGCCAGGCGCTGTTCGCGCTGCAGGTAAAGGGTTTGGGCTTCTTCCAGGCTGACCCGCTCGAAGCGCAGCGCTTGCTGCGGCGCGAGCTGGGCCATGAGGGACAGGTCGACGCTGATCACATGCGCGATCTTGAGGTAGCCGCCAGCGCTGTGGCGCTCGGCCATCAGGACGATGGGCAGGCCATCGGCGGGCACCTGAATCGTGCCGAAGCTCATGGCCTCCGAGATCAGCTCCACGCTGTCGGCGCGCTGCAGCGCCGGGCCTTCGAGGCGGTAGCCCATGCGGTCGGACTGCGGGCTGATCTTGTAGACGGCGGCGGCGAATTCGGCTTGCGCCTCGGGGGTGAAACGGGACCAGTGTTCGCCGGTGGTGACGCGCACGGGGGTCACCGCGCCGGGCTCGACCGAAGGCATCTCGCAGCCGGCGGGCAGCGGCGCGGCCGGCTCGAAAGCGCCAGCGAAATCGGCCATCGGGAGCACATCGCCCTTGCGCAAGGCGCGCCCTTGAAAACCGCCGAAGCCGCCGCGCACATAGGTGCTGCGGCTGCCCATCACCGGGTCCACCGCGAAGCCCCCGCGCACCGCGAGGTAGGCCCGCAGGCCGTTGACGCGGCGCCCGAATTCGAGCTGGCTGCCGGCGGCGATGTCGATGCGCTGGTGCATGGCGACCGGTTCGCCGTTGAGGCGCGGTGAGAGATCGGCGCCGGCGATGGCGATCTGGGTGGCGTTCTCGAACACGAGGCTGGGCCCCATGAGCACGATCTCCAGCGTGGCTTCGTCCTGCGCATTGCCCGCGAGCAGGTTGGCCAGGCGGTGCGCCCATTCGTCCATCGCGCCACACACGGGCACCCCCAGGTCCTGAAAACCGAAGCGGCCGAGGTCTTGCAGCTGCGACTGCACGCCGGGCTTGAGCACTTGGATACGGCCGCTCATGGCTGGGCCTCCAACAGGTTTTGGTAAGTCGGCTCGTCGATGCGCACGAAGCGCACGCGGTCGCCCGGCGCCAGCAGGCAAGGCGGGTCGGCGGCGGGGTCGAACAGGCGCACCGGCGTGCGCCCGATCAGGTTCCAGCCGCCGGGCGTTTCCAGCGGGTAGACGCAACTCTGGTCGCGCGCGATGCCGACCGAGCCCGGCGGGATGCGGGTGCGCGGTGAAGAACGGCGCGGCATTTTCAGGGCCGGATCGAGCCCGCCAATGAAGGGAAAACCGGGGGCAAAGCCGAGCATGTAGATGCGGTGGGCCGATTGCATGTGGCGCTCGATGACCTGCTCGGTGGTCAGCCCGCATTGGGCGGCCACGTCGGCCAGATCGGGGCCGAGTTCGCCGCCGTAGCAAACCGGAATGTCAATGCTTCGGCCCGCCGAAGCGGCGGTGTCCAGCGGCTCGGCCAGGCGCTCCAGCACCGCGGCGCGCAGCGCCTCAAACGGCGCGGCGCCGAGCAGCTCGGGGCGGTAATGCAGGGCGACGGTGGTGAAGGCCGGCACGATGTCGAACACGCCCGCTATGGGCCGCTCTTTCAGACGCCGAACGAGGCCGAACACCCGCGCGCTGGTCTCGGGGTCCACCGTGTCGCCCACGCCGATCAGCAGGCAGCGGTCGCCCACGGCATCGATCCGCGGGGAGGAGAGGGTCGGGTCAACTGGGGTCATGGCATGGCCGCAAGAAGGGCTTCGCTTTCGCGGGCGATCCAGGTGGTGTCGACCTGGCCGGCCTGGAAGTCGGGGTGGGCCACGACAGCGGCGAGAAAGACCAGGTTGTTGCGCACGCCTTCGATCTGGCTGGCGGCGAGGGCTGCGCTCAAACGCTCCAGCGCCTCGGCGCGGCTCGCCCCCCAGACGATGAGTTTGGCGATCATCGGGTCGTAGTACGGCGTGATGCGGTCGCCCTGGCGCACGCCGGTGTCGATGCGCACATGGGCCATGTCCAGCGGCAGGCGGAAGGTCTGCAGTGGACCCGGCGATGG
This region of Hydrogenophaga crassostreae genomic DNA includes:
- the pxpB gene encoding 5-oxoprolinase subunit PxpB encodes the protein MGDRCLLIGVGDTVDPETSARVFGLVRRLKERPIAGVFDIVPAFTTVALHYRPELLGAAPFEALRAAVLERLAEPLDTAASAGRSIDIPVCYGGELGPDLADVAAQCGLTTEQVIERHMQSAHRIYMLGFAPGFPFIGGLDPALKMPRRSSPRTRIPPGSVGIARDQSCVYPLETPGGWNLIGRTPVRLFDPAADPPCLLAPGDRVRFVRIDEPTYQNLLEAQP
- a CDS encoding 5-oxoprolinase subunit C family protein, whose product is MSGRIQVLKPGVQSQLQDLGRFGFQDLGVPVCGAMDEWAHRLANLLAGNAQDEATLEIVLMGPSLVFENATQIAIAGADLSPRLNGEPVAMHQRIDIAAGSQLEFGRRVNGLRAYLAVRGGFAVDPVMGSRSTYVRGGFGGFQGRALRKGDVLPMADFAGAFEPAAPLPAGCEMPSVEPGAVTPVRVTTGEHWSRFTPEAQAEFAAAVYKISPQSDRMGYRLEGPALQRADSVELISEAMSFGTIQVPADGLPIVLMAERHSAGGYLKIAHVISVDLSLMAQLAPQQALRFERVSLEEAQTLYLQREQRLAQLRASLGVTA